From the Solanum lycopersicum chromosome 10, SLM_r2.1 genome, one window contains:
- the LOC104649778 gene encoding uncharacterized protein, whose product MVGVKIAQNDPLFIGNSDKSSDVLIPIKLIGSENYGVWSTAMRISLLGKRKYGFVTVWNDLKERFDKVNRVRIYQLHRDITTLSQGTDTVSHYFSKLKALWNEYDAIVPNPCGACPQSKEYNDHLEQMRLIQFLSGLNESYDQARKQILLKGTTPSMNQAYAMIIDDEIQHSSYMASAVEKPSSMVMSVNRNQGTRKEHYKGKKCDYCHFLGHTKDNCYKLIRYPSDWKQRKKPAMEMGMET is encoded by the exons ATGGTGGGAGTAAAGATAGCTCAGAATGATCCTTTATTCATTGGAAATTCAGACAAGTCGAGTGATGTGTTGATTCCAATTAAGTTGATTGGATCTGAGAATTATGGAGTTTGGAGTACCGCGATGAGGATTTCACTACTAGGGAAGAGAAAATATGGTTTTGTAACTG TGTGGAATGATCTCAAGGAAAGATTTGACAAGGTAAATCGAGTGAGGATCTATCAATTGCATAGAGATATCACCACTCTTTCACAAGGTACAGATACTGTATCTCATTACTTCTCAAAATTAAAAGCATTATGGAATGAATATGATGCTATAGTTCCAAATCCATGTGGTGCTTGTCCTCAATCGAAGGAATATAATGATCATCTAGAGCAGAtgagattgattcaatttctgAGTGGCCTAAATGAATCATATGATCAGGCTCGGAAACAGATACTACTTAAAGGGACTACACCATCTATGAATCAAGCTTATGCTATGATTATAGATGATGAGATCCAACACTCAAGTTATATGGCTAGTGCAGTTGAGAAGCCAAGTTCAATGGTGATGAGTGTAAACAGGAATCAGGGAACTAGAAAGGAACACTACAAAGGGAAGAAGTGTGATTACTGTCATTTCCTTGGTCACACCAAGGATAACTGCTACAAGTTGATTCGATATCCAAGTGACTGGAAGCAAAGGAAGAAACCAGCTATGGAAATGGGAATGGAAACATGA